The Pogoniulus pusillus isolate bPogPus1 chromosome 24, bPogPus1.pri, whole genome shotgun sequence DNA segment GCTCGCCCGCCCGCCCCGTCCTTCCCACAAACCACGGGGAGAGTAACACGGGAGACACGGAGGGACACTGGGGTCCCCCCACCGTGAGAAGCAAAAAGTGGGTTCCGACCCACCCACTCCACCCCCGAGTGGGTGGGAACCGGAGGGGTTCCTACCCCCGAACCAAACTTTACTCCGTCCTTGCAGCACCCCCCCGGACCGTGCCTAGTGTCCCCATGGTGGGCAGCGTGTCCTGGCGTGTCCTTTCCCCAAACTCACTGTCCCCAGGACGCGCAGTGTCCCGgtgcccacccctccacccccacAAAACTCGGTGTCCCCAAGGTGGACAGCATGTCTCgatgccccctcccccccaaacccGGTGTACCCAGGTCAACCAGTGTCCCGGTGCCACCCCAGTCCCGGTGTCCCCGACACGGGCAGTATCCCGGTGCCCCCACAAAGCCGGTGTGTCTGTGtcccctcagcttctccccagggagcagcacctccaggtgccCTCCCAGACCCCAAAACTCGGTGTCCCCGTGGCGGGCAGCACGTCCTGGTGCCCGgtttctcccctcagcctgatCTCCCCCGGGACGGGCGGTATGTGCCAGTGTCCCCCCCAAATTCGGTGTCCCAGAGATGGGCAGCATCCCGATGTCTCGTCCGctctgtcccccccccccccccgccctagACCCAGCGTCCCTGGGTTGGCAGCTCGTCCCTGGGGACCAGCTCCTTCCGTTACACCCCCAAAATCCGGTGTCCCGGTGGCGGACACTATCCCAGTGTCCCCCCACTTCTCCCGGTACCTTCCGTTGTGTTCCCCCCCTCCCAGGGCGACACATCCCTGGTACCCTCCAGTTTGTCCCCACCAGGGCAGCATATTCCCGGTACTCTTCGGTGTCCCCCCTCCCAAGGCGGCACATTGCCGGTACCCTCCGGTGTGTCTCCGCTGCTACCCTCCGGTTTGTCCCCCGCCAAGCAGCACATCCCCGGTACCCtccgcccccccctccccaaccaGGGGGGCGCATCCCCGGTACCCTCCGGTATATCCCCCTTCGGTACGACCCCCAAAAGGAAGCACATCCCCGGTATCCTCCgctttttcccctccagagcagcaCATCCCCGTTACCCTCCGGTAACACCCGGGGGCTGTCGCGTTTCTCACCTGCACGGGGCTGCGGGTGGAATAACGGTAACGGCAACGGGCCCGGGACCGGAGCCGGGACCGGAGAGGGGCGGGGGGAGCGCAACCGCCCTGTCCCGGGATATAAATAACATTATCTGGGCGCGCAGGGACATTCCTGCCCGGGGCCAACGGAGCTGCCCGGCCCAGATagccccgttcccccccccccccacgacACCCCCGGGAGGGACGGGCCCAGGCGGGCGGGGACGAGCTGCCCGCCCCGCAATGCAGCACAGCGGCCCCCCCCGGCCACCGCCGCCGGTACCGGGGAACACGGAGAGGCGCAGCCACCACCCGCTGCTACGGCGGATGGAGGGGCAGGGTGGTGTTGAGGGAACCGCAACCGGGAAGCAGTCGGTAATCTGGGTTGGACATGCCGGGCGGCCCCCGCGGCGAGCCCCCGCTAATTCGGGATGGCTCTGATGGCCCCTCCGGTGAGCCCCTGGTAATTCGGGTTGGCCCCATTGTAGCCCCTGGTAATTCGGGTTGGACCCGCTGGCTCCCTGGAGAGCTCCCGGTAACTCGGTATGAAAccgctgctgctcccagtgagCCCCCGGTAATTCGAGCTGCCCCCCTTCGCCCCCTCCGGTGAGCCCTCGGTAATTCGAGCTGGCTCCGCTGCCCCTCCCAGTCAGTCCCTGGTGACTCAGTCTGGACTCGTTGCCACCCGGAGAGCCTCCGGTAGCTCGGACTGGCCCCGTTGCTCCTCCTGGTGAGATCCCGGTAACTCGGGTTGGCCCCGTTTcgctctcctcccccccccgttAACCCGAGCTGGCTCCGGTAACCCTTCCTGGTAATTCGCTGTGGCCTCGTTGCTCCCCCACGCGGCGAGCCCCCCAGTAACGCGGGCTGGCCACTGCTAGCCCAGGGCACGCCTCGCCTGGTACTGGATGGCCCTCAGTTATGCTTAGCTGGGCCCAATCGTGCCCAGTTAGCCCAGGCACCCCACAATTTGCCCTGCTTCTCCCCACCTAGTGCCAAGAtgcctccttccaggtagcCCTGGATGCCCTCAGCTAGCCCAGACTCCCCCCAGCTAGCCCTGCATGTCCCCAGGTAGCCCAGACTccccccagccagccctggaTGCCCCTGTGGGGGGCTGCGGGGACTCGGAGTCACTATCCTGCGCCACCCCTCCATTCCCAGGGTGGTCCCATGTGGTGTGATGCAGAGGCAGGGGGGTCGCAGAGGCGAGCCTACACCCACTTCACCTTAACTCCGCCATCAGGGGTGGAGGGGCATGGCCCCGCCCTCACGGAGCGAACCACACCCCATCACAGCCCCGCCCTGTCCCCAGAAATCCCGCCCCCATcccaacccccacatggctgTAGAAACCCCGCCCCTGTCCCTCAAGCCCCGCCCACCCCACACCAAGCCCTGCCTCTACCCCGAACACGCCCTCCTGAAGCAAGCCCCACCCCTGCGCCAAACCCCGCCCCTATACCCTAGCCACGCCTATACTTACACAAGCTCGTCCCCCTTCAGCAAGCACCACCCCTTTGCACTAATCCCCGCCCTCTTCACACAAGTCCCGCCCCTGTGATAACCCCCGCCCACCCACACCAACCATTGGACACTCCATGCAAAGCCCCGCCTTCTATTGTGAAGCCCCGCCCCATTCCCAAGCCCGTCTTCCCTTTATAAACCACACCCCTCCATGAGAAGCCACGCCCCACCCAAGCAAACCCCGCCCCATCCATAAGTCCCACCTACATATGTAAATCACCGTGGTCAAGCCCCGCCCGCAAACTGGCGCTAACGCCACACCCCCCTCGCCGATTCCAGCCACGCCTCCTCGACGGAACTCTCGCGAGATCCCTGCCGCGCAGCAGCAATCTCGCGAGTTCTGAGCTGCGGGACTTGCCGTGCGGCTGCAATCTCGCGAGATCTACGGTGCGGGAAGCTGCGTGGTGGCTGAAATCTCGCGAGAGGTTGCGGGCGCCGCGGCGGGATGTGCGGGGGCTGTGTGAGCACCGAGTACCCGGAGCGGGTAAGGCCGCGGTGGGGAGGCCCGGGCCCGGCACCGGCCGTGCCTCTGCCTTCACCCACTGCCGGCCGTGTGACGCTGCCCTAGGGAACCACCTGCTTGGAGGGCGGCTCTTTCCTCCTCAACTTCCTTGGGTGCGCCCAGTGCGGCCGCCGCGACTTCGTGCTGCTCAGCAACCGGGAGGAGGACCTGCACGGCGGGGAGGAGATCGTCACCTACGACCGTGCGGTGGCACCGGGGAACGTGGGGGCGAGCTGAGGGGGACATCTGGGGGATGACATTTTAGGCAGAGTACAGGGCTGAGAGGCGCTTTGCGGCCCGAGGCGGCCTTtgggatctgaaggggacctttGTCTTCTGCGGAGGGCTTGGGAGGGGGCGCAGGGCCTTGGGGTGGGCTTTTGGGGTCTGCGGGTTTGGG contains these protein-coding regions:
- the CHURC1 gene encoding protein Churchill, yielding MCGGCVSTEYPERGTTCLEGGSFLLNFLGCAQCGRRDFVLLSNREEDLHGGEEIVTYDHLCKNCHHLIAHHEYTFSVVDDYQEYTMLCLLCGRAEDSISILPDDPRQMTPLF